The following proteins come from a genomic window of Montipora capricornis isolate CH-2021 chromosome 9, ASM3666992v2, whole genome shotgun sequence:
- the LOC138017665 gene encoding protein lin-37 homolog translates to MAKNEENSSGVRSARVRLDDLLKDLSKKTEESIEGEPSSVGGSSASCQMPPPSTPTKRYVYIIPCFKSLYNLARLFFFYLVPYPDISIFSFFHDHLSDLFPTTSRSASGKTPRKRRKKDVGLDDGDSTSQNRNFVMKLFDRSVDFAQFNEDTPLYALARAWMQNKPYGTKAFDLQESIIQDSDSPSSSQDSIMSVTQSNGDSDPKYVYSFPDPLKIKEKSDESKISRPEGPCTIDIHYDLDTAPSLVDLKRNHIDRWKKVKTSWREESIQRQARYAPSIKKIRELFEHQ, encoded by the exons GGGTCAGAAGTGCTAGAGTGCGCCTGGATGATTTATTGAAAGATCTTAGCAAGAAAACAGAAGAGAG TATTGAAGGTGAACCTAGTTCTGTGGGAGGAAG TTCTGCGTCATGTCAGATGCCACCACCATCAACCCCGACCAAACGGTATGTTTACATTATTCCATGTTTTAAGAGCCTGTA taatttagctcggctt ttttttttttacttggttCCCTACCCTGACATtagcattttctcttttttccatGATCACCTTTCTGACCTTTTCCCCACAACTTCAAGGAGTGCCTCAG GAAAAACTCCAAGGAAAAGGCGCAAGAAAGATGTTGGGTTAGATG ATGGTGATAGCACTTCTCAGAACCGTAA cttTGTCATGAAGCTGTTTGACCGAAGTGTGGATTTCGCACAATTCAACGAAGATACGCCACTGTACGCTTTAGCACGAGCATGGATGCAGAACAAACCTTACGGAACAAAGGCATTTGATTTACAGGAGAGCATCATCCAGGATAGTGACTCTCCATCAAGCAGTCAAGACAGCATCATGTCTGTCACTCAAAGT aatGGTGACAGTGATCCAAAGTATGTTTACAG TTTTCCAGATCCATTAAAAATAAAGGAGAAATCAGATGAGTCAAAAATCAGCCGCCCTGAAGGACCTTGTACTATAGACATCCATTAT GATCTTGATACAGCTCCATCATTGGTTGACCTCAAAAGAAATCACATAGACAGGtggaaaaaagttaaaactAG TTGGAGAGAAGAGTCTATTCAGAGACAAGCTCGCTATGCTCCAAGTATTAAAAAGATACGAGAGCTCTTTGAACATCAATGA